A DNA window from Thermococcus sp. 4557 contains the following coding sequences:
- a CDS encoding DUF4040 domain-containing protein codes for MNCITCIEYIIVGIMIISAILAVEWRDLLAAVVGMAAVSLFASLLFFMLQAPDVAMTEAAIGAALSGAIFIFAIKRTQRFETEEEEKPGWWVRW; via the coding sequence ATGAACTGCATAACCTGCATCGAGTACATCATAGTGGGAATAATGATAATCTCCGCAATACTTGCCGTTGAGTGGCGCGACCTGCTCGCGGCGGTCGTTGGAATGGCGGCGGTGAGTCTGTTCGCGTCGCTGCTGTTCTTCATGCTGCAGGCGCCGGACGTCGCGATGACAGAGGCTGCAATAGGCGCAGCGCTCAGCGGTGCGATATTCATCTTCGCCATCAAGAGAACCCAGCGCTTTGAGACCGAGGAAGAGGAGAAGCCCGGCTGGTGGGTGAGGTGGTGA
- a CDS encoding Na(+)/H(+) antiporter subunit B: protein MLKRALAIISLLLIGYWIAQGLAGVPFGQDRMLVAQYYLDHVKEQTGAVNAVTAIVVNYRGFDTLGEVTVLFIASTGVGALLWRRKKQRTAKTEGSIVLTTGTRLLVPFVMLFGAYIFIHGHLTPGGGFPGGATIATAFLLLYMAFTAYEIPHKAFEKTEGAVGMAYVLVGLIGLVIGGYFLYDWIWQDWGFGVDNIGRLLSGGFIPIIYTIIGLKVGTELSGIIDNMLKEEVSE from the coding sequence ATGCTCAAGCGTGCGCTCGCGATAATTTCCCTGCTCCTCATAGGCTACTGGATTGCCCAGGGACTCGCCGGAGTCCCCTTCGGGCAGGACAGGATGCTCGTTGCCCAGTACTACCTTGACCACGTTAAGGAACAGACCGGCGCGGTCAACGCCGTCACCGCAATAGTCGTTAACTACCGTGGATTCGATACCCTCGGTGAGGTCACCGTTCTGTTCATAGCCTCAACCGGCGTGGGTGCCCTCCTCTGGAGGAGGAAGAAGCAGAGGACCGCCAAGACCGAGGGCTCGATAGTTCTCACGACCGGAACCAGGCTCCTCGTGCCGTTTGTGATGCTCTTCGGTGCGTACATCTTCATCCACGGACACCTCACCCCGGGTGGAGGATTCCCCGGCGGAGCCACCATAGCCACCGCGTTCCTGCTGCTCTACATGGCCTTCACCGCCTACGAGATACCGCACAAGGCCTTCGAGAAGACCGAGGGAGCGGTCGGAATGGCCTACGTGCTCGTCGGCCTCATCGGCCTTGTCATAGGCGGCTACTTCCTCTACGACTGGATATGGCAGGACTGGGGCTTCGGCGTTGACAACATCGGCAGGCTCCTCAGCGGAGGATTCATCCCGATAATCTACACCATCATCGGCCTCAAGGTCGGCACCGAGCTGAGCGGAATCATCGACAACATGCTCAAGGAGGAGGTGAGCGAATGA
- a CDS encoding NADH-quinone oxidoreductase subunit K has protein sequence MISVYYFGAISLILIGLYAVLVKKNLLKMLIGLSIMETGVNLLLVSVGYVAGRSAPILSEGIGPNQAVDPIPQALVLTAIVIGVATTAMALSVAMILHEKYGTLNVEEIRRLRG, from the coding sequence ATGATTTCAGTCTACTACTTCGGTGCCATCTCCCTCATACTGATAGGCCTCTACGCAGTCCTCGTTAAGAAGAACCTCCTTAAGATGCTCATCGGGCTGAGCATAATGGAGACCGGCGTGAACCTCCTCCTGGTCAGCGTTGGCTACGTTGCCGGAAGGAGCGCGCCCATACTGAGCGAGGGAATCGGGCCGAACCAGGCTGTTGATCCGATTCCCCAGGCGCTGGTTCTCACGGCGATAGTCATAGGCGTTGCCACCACAGCCATGGCCCTTAGCGTCGCCATGATACTCCACGAGAAGTACGGAACCCTTAACGTTGAGGAGATAAGGAGGTTGAGAGGATGA
- a CDS encoding proton-conducting transporter membrane subunit → MNGQYASLLIALPLISAFFVPLIKGAGKKAVKYYLIAVTAVQTGIAAWVFQQVYTTGQPIIVMAGAWRPPVGINLYIGHFAALFVLIVAVVSFLMAVFSLRAVKVEPIDKYAMLFLLLMLGATGMIATGDLFNLFVFMEITAISAYALTAYNKTGEAAEASMKYIVLGGIGSSFFLIGIALIYGSLGTLNMAQIAQLAGGMDATVAQVGLALIVFGLAVEAELFPLNAWAPDAYQAAPHPITAMFSAFVVKAGLYAMARLLYLMQAVESWHSVLKLLIIMATLTVFVAEFAALRQRNVKRMIAYSSIAQIGLIALAFALGTQSGVDAGVFHMVNHAIVKALLFLAVGHVAVTLGGAEMERFEGLGKKMPLTAFAITVGAVAAVGIPLFNIFWSKLRILLAAIGAGYAWAAAIVLIASVVEAVYYFRLIHTMWFAGEGERISEGLAVSLMLLFLAALVIVIGVYPDYAWNIAQKAGNDIFNVAQYIKNVPLMGVGA, encoded by the coding sequence ATGAACGGGCAGTACGCTTCACTCCTCATAGCATTGCCCCTCATAAGCGCCTTCTTCGTGCCCCTGATAAAGGGCGCCGGAAAGAAGGCCGTTAAGTACTACCTCATAGCCGTTACCGCAGTCCAGACCGGAATCGCGGCGTGGGTTTTCCAGCAGGTTTACACCACCGGACAGCCGATAATAGTCATGGCCGGCGCCTGGAGACCGCCCGTTGGAATCAACCTCTACATCGGCCACTTCGCGGCCCTCTTCGTGCTCATCGTCGCGGTCGTCAGCTTCCTCATGGCAGTCTTCAGCCTTAGGGCAGTCAAGGTCGAGCCGATAGACAAGTACGCCATGCTGTTCCTCCTGCTGATGCTCGGAGCCACCGGCATGATAGCGACGGGAGACCTCTTCAACCTCTTCGTCTTCATGGAGATAACCGCAATCAGCGCCTACGCCCTCACCGCCTACAACAAGACCGGTGAGGCGGCCGAGGCCTCGATGAAGTACATCGTCCTGGGAGGAATAGGCTCAAGCTTCTTCCTCATCGGCATAGCCCTCATCTACGGCTCGCTCGGAACCCTCAACATGGCCCAGATAGCCCAGCTCGCCGGTGGAATGGACGCCACCGTTGCCCAGGTCGGGCTGGCGCTTATAGTCTTCGGCCTGGCCGTTGAGGCGGAACTGTTCCCGCTCAACGCCTGGGCGCCCGACGCCTACCAGGCCGCGCCACACCCGATAACTGCCATGTTCTCGGCCTTTGTCGTCAAGGCCGGCCTCTACGCGATGGCCAGGCTGCTCTACCTCATGCAGGCCGTCGAGAGCTGGCACAGCGTCCTCAAGCTGCTCATAATAATGGCCACCCTCACCGTCTTCGTCGCCGAGTTCGCGGCACTCAGGCAGAGGAACGTCAAGAGAATGATAGCGTACTCCAGTATAGCCCAGATAGGCCTCATCGCACTCGCCTTCGCCCTCGGAACCCAGAGCGGCGTCGATGCCGGAGTCTTCCACATGGTGAACCACGCCATAGTCAAGGCCCTCCTGTTCCTCGCCGTCGGGCACGTCGCGGTGACCCTCGGTGGGGCGGAGATGGAGAGGTTTGAGGGCCTTGGAAAGAAGATGCCCCTGACCGCCTTCGCCATAACCGTCGGAGCGGTGGCCGCCGTTGGAATACCGCTGTTCAACATATTCTGGAGCAAGCTCAGAATCCTCCTCGCCGCCATCGGCGCGGGCTACGCCTGGGCCGCCGCAATAGTGCTCATTGCCAGCGTCGTCGAGGCGGTCTATTACTTCAGGCTGATACACACGATGTGGTTCGCCGGAGAGGGCGAGAGGATAAGCGAGGGACTTGCCGTCAGCCTCATGCTGCTCTTCCTCGCGGCCCTCGTGATAGTCATAGGCGTTTACCCCGACTACGCCTGGAACATCGCCCAGAAGGCTGGAAACGACATCTTCAATGTGGCCCAGTACATTAAGAACGTTCCACTGATGGGGGTGGGAGCATGA
- a CDS encoding proton-conducting transporter membrane subunit has protein sequence MINELLIILFAPLIAGVIAWALDIRGLREGIGIIGAAVPLAMLAKLYSTVLSEPVEYSLTVSGFTLQFQLNTMSWYFAAVASLVGLAMAFGMAVTSRESYDWLFALMSFTGVLGVFLSQDFVGFFLLWELMTFASFMMVLRRNRHESLKYFVLSVIGAYAMLIAIGMLYAKTGALDFASIRQVLYMDAAMGTITTRGMAVIFGLFLTAFGVKAGAFPLHVWAPGAYSETDQSYTAFFSGALSKAGAYGFLLLYILMGYKLYAAFGTFHNHLVFAYIIAWIGALTVVIASFLAVLQEDIRKLFAYSSVGQVGYILLAFGLGSTLGFAGGLFHVLSHAVFKGLFWLVTAAIILQTGKTQFKDMGGLAEKMPFTFAMGLIAVLSLAGIPPMAGFASKWLIYEAAISAHMPLVAGAIFLGSGLAFAYVVRFLYSVWFGQRPSDLEDVREAPLPLLIAMAILAIPNLLFGVAPGLVTGYINKMLGGEVVGGDYYKLVTPTGTYNALLVTIVLVIGLAIAGLIYLYGAKVRKIPVTNTYQSGNPVTEEFNLSIRKNFYKPLAEALDFWLKRSFDRFYERVAGMAEDFADSLRQAFYNGNVQSYSWYLVIVLLILALWGVL, from the coding sequence ATGATTAACGAGCTGCTTATCATCCTCTTCGCGCCCCTGATCGCCGGTGTCATCGCATGGGCGCTTGACATCAGGGGCCTCAGAGAGGGAATCGGCATCATCGGTGCCGCGGTACCTCTGGCCATGCTGGCCAAGCTTTACTCGACCGTCCTCAGCGAGCCAGTTGAATACTCGCTCACCGTCAGCGGGTTCACCCTCCAGTTCCAGCTCAACACCATGAGCTGGTACTTCGCGGCCGTCGCTTCCCTCGTCGGCCTCGCGATGGCCTTCGGAATGGCCGTCACCTCCAGGGAGAGCTACGACTGGCTCTTCGCCCTGATGAGCTTCACCGGAGTGCTCGGCGTCTTCCTGAGCCAGGACTTCGTGGGCTTCTTCCTGCTCTGGGAGCTCATGACCTTCGCCAGCTTCATGATGGTGCTCAGGAGGAACAGGCACGAGTCCCTCAAGTACTTCGTGCTCAGCGTCATAGGCGCCTACGCCATGCTCATAGCCATTGGAATGCTCTACGCCAAGACCGGTGCCCTTGACTTCGCATCCATCAGGCAGGTGCTCTACATGGACGCTGCCATGGGCACCATAACGACCAGGGGGATGGCGGTGATATTCGGTCTCTTCCTGACCGCATTCGGTGTCAAGGCCGGTGCCTTCCCGCTCCACGTCTGGGCGCCGGGAGCTTACAGCGAGACCGACCAGAGCTACACCGCCTTCTTCAGCGGCGCCCTCAGCAAGGCGGGAGCCTACGGTTTCCTCCTGCTCTACATCCTCATGGGCTACAAGCTCTACGCCGCCTTCGGAACCTTCCACAACCACCTGGTCTTCGCGTACATAATCGCCTGGATAGGCGCCCTAACCGTCGTGATAGCCAGCTTTCTGGCCGTGCTCCAGGAGGACATCAGGAAGCTCTTCGCCTACTCCTCCGTTGGTCAGGTTGGCTACATACTGCTCGCCTTCGGCCTCGGAAGCACCCTGGGATTCGCGGGAGGTCTCTTCCACGTGCTCAGCCACGCGGTCTTCAAGGGCCTCTTCTGGCTCGTCACCGCGGCGATAATACTCCAGACCGGCAAGACCCAGTTCAAGGACATGGGCGGCCTCGCCGAGAAGATGCCGTTCACCTTCGCGATGGGCCTCATAGCCGTCCTCAGCCTCGCCGGAATCCCGCCGATGGCAGGCTTCGCGAGCAAGTGGCTCATCTACGAGGCTGCCATCAGCGCCCACATGCCCCTCGTTGCGGGGGCAATATTCCTCGGAAGCGGTCTGGCCTTTGCCTACGTTGTCAGGTTCCTCTACTCCGTCTGGTTCGGCCAGAGGCCGAGCGACCTTGAGGACGTCAGGGAGGCCCCGCTTCCGCTCCTGATAGCCATGGCCATACTGGCCATCCCGAACCTGCTCTTCGGCGTGGCTCCGGGCCTGGTCACTGGATACATCAACAAGATGCTCGGTGGAGAGGTAGTCGGCGGCGACTACTACAAGCTCGTTACCCCGACCGGAACCTACAACGCCCTGCTCGTGACCATAGTGCTTGTCATAGGCCTCGCCATAGCCGGGCTGATATACCTCTACGGCGCAAAGGTGAGGAAGATACCGGTCACCAACACCTACCAGTCCGGTAACCCTGTCACCGAGGAGTTCAACCTGAGCATCAGGAAGAACTTCTATAAACCGCTGGCAGAGGCCCTTGACTTCTGGCTCAAGAGGAGCTTCGACAGGTTCTACGAGCGCGTTGCCGGAATGGCGGAGGACTTCGCGGACTCCCTCAGGCAGGCGTTCTACAACGGAAACGTCCAGAGCTACTCATGGTATCTGGTGATAGTGCTGCTCATACTCGCGCTGTGGGGGGTGCTGTGA
- a CDS encoding respiratory chain complex I subunit 1 family protein, protein MIDWKLILEVIGMLIYATFMGFIFMGIERKAMARIQRRVGPPIYQPIIDTLKLLGKKESVSHGFIYDFGPIFALGASIAALLFIPIANFQLFSSNADLIVVAYLLEVPMLGIMLGAMSSGNPYSAVGVQRGLLTMVAMQLPYGLALIALIQHWGTFKLSEIVALQQTQGWSILVPALLLALIVFDIVFQAMLGLEPFDIITAPAEISMGPMVEYGGKHAALLFTQHAVQLFAETAFFAVLFLGGAGNLLELLVKQIAVLFIAIFVASIYPRFTIDQAAKFFWKWPTILGIIAVLLTV, encoded by the coding sequence ATGATAGACTGGAAGCTGATACTCGAAGTCATTGGGATGCTGATATACGCCACCTTCATGGGCTTCATCTTCATGGGCATTGAGAGAAAGGCAATGGCCAGGATACAGAGGCGTGTCGGACCTCCGATATACCAGCCGATCATAGACACCCTCAAGCTCCTCGGCAAGAAGGAGAGCGTCAGCCACGGCTTCATCTACGACTTCGGACCGATATTCGCGCTTGGGGCCAGCATAGCTGCGCTCCTCTTCATACCCATTGCCAACTTCCAGCTCTTCAGCTCGAACGCCGACCTCATCGTTGTCGCCTACCTCCTTGAGGTGCCGATGCTCGGTATAATGCTCGGTGCGATGAGCTCGGGCAACCCGTACTCGGCGGTCGGTGTCCAGCGTGGTCTGCTCACCATGGTGGCCATGCAGCTGCCCTACGGTCTCGCCCTGATAGCCCTCATTCAGCACTGGGGAACCTTCAAGCTCAGTGAGATAGTGGCCCTTCAGCAGACCCAGGGATGGAGCATCCTCGTTCCCGCGCTGCTCCTCGCCCTGATAGTCTTCGACATAGTCTTCCAGGCGATGCTCGGACTGGAGCCGTTCGACATCATCACTGCCCCGGCGGAAATCTCCATGGGTCCGATGGTCGAGTACGGCGGCAAGCACGCGGCGTTGCTCTTCACCCAGCACGCGGTTCAGCTCTTCGCTGAGACGGCGTTCTTTGCCGTGCTCTTCCTCGGCGGAGCTGGCAACCTGCTCGAGCTGCTGGTCAAGCAGATAGCGGTGCTCTTCATAGCGATATTCGTGGCCAGCATCTACCCGAGGTTCACCATAGACCAGGCGGCCAAGTTCTTCTGGAAGTGGCCGACCATACTGGGAATAATAGCCGTGCTCCTGACTGTGTGA
- a CDS encoding NADH-quinone oxidoreductase subunit B family protein translates to MSERKNDEFINYELQEFKLFEPLFKWARKKSLWIVAFCTGCGGIEMPPLATARYDFERFGIMPNPAPRMGDLFLITGYVTPKTLKRIIITYEMMQDPKYVLAHGSCPINGGVYWDSYNVVKQLDKYIPIDVAIAGCMPRAEAVMDGIMEIMRRIESGEADGWKRYRENYEYYRKNQDELFGEGWREKDARRWLAWI, encoded by the coding sequence ATGAGCGAGAGGAAGAATGACGAGTTCATAAACTACGAGCTCCAGGAGTTCAAGCTCTTCGAGCCCCTGTTCAAGTGGGCCAGGAAGAAGAGCCTCTGGATAGTGGCCTTCTGTACCGGATGCGGCGGTATCGAGATGCCGCCGCTGGCCACTGCCAGGTACGACTTCGAGCGCTTCGGAATAATGCCGAACCCGGCACCGAGGATGGGTGACCTGTTCCTCATCACGGGTTACGTTACCCCGAAGACCCTCAAGAGGATAATCATAACCTACGAGATGATGCAGGATCCCAAGTACGTCCTTGCCCACGGCTCCTGCCCCATCAACGGTGGAGTTTACTGGGACTCCTACAACGTGGTGAAGCAGCTCGACAAGTACATCCCGATTGATGTGGCCATAGCAGGCTGCATGCCGAGGGCTGAAGCAGTCATGGACGGAATAATGGAGATAATGCGCAGGATAGAGAGCGGAGAGGCCGATGGCTGGAAGAGGTACAGGGAGAACTACGAGTACTACAGGAAGAATCAGGACGAGCTGTTTGGAGAAGGATGGCGCGAGAAGGACGCCAGGAGGTGGCTGGCATGGATATGA
- a CDS encoding NADH-quinone oxidoreductase subunit C produces the protein MDMNEKPKVEEKVEEQKPQEVPEVEAPKLPDTKEGKLVAGMLERAPYAEGNVRRERRVEFKVPADRIKEFLELASEKFEMLLQISVVDWLKEGEFELVYQLWSVSETTHAFVRTRVPRENAKLPTVMDIWPVAETYEREAHEFFGIIFEGNPRLGPFILEPREYEKHPLRKDFNTLSYAKTIYGEDFDRYDESKTNYVI, from the coding sequence ATGGATATGAACGAGAAGCCCAAAGTCGAGGAGAAGGTTGAGGAGCAGAAGCCCCAGGAGGTTCCGGAAGTGGAGGCTCCAAAGCTCCCCGACACTAAGGAGGGGAAGCTGGTCGCGGGGATGCTTGAGAGGGCACCCTACGCAGAGGGTAACGTCAGGCGCGAGAGGCGCGTTGAGTTCAAAGTTCCCGCGGACAGGATAAAGGAGTTCCTCGAGCTCGCGAGCGAGAAGTTCGAGATGCTCCTCCAGATAAGCGTCGTCGACTGGCTCAAGGAGGGCGAGTTCGAGCTCGTCTACCAGCTCTGGAGCGTCAGCGAAACGACCCACGCCTTCGTGAGGACCAGGGTTCCGAGGGAGAACGCGAAGCTGCCGACCGTCATGGACATCTGGCCGGTCGCCGAGACCTACGAGAGGGAGGCGCACGAGTTCTTCGGCATAATATTCGAGGGCAACCCGAGGCTCGGTCCGTTCATCCTCGAGCCGAGGGAGTACGAGAAGCACCCGCTCAGGAAGGACTTCAACACTCTGAGCTATGCCAAGACTATCTACGGCGAGGATTTCGACAGATACGACGAGAGCAAAACCAATTACGTGATATGA
- a CDS encoding NADH-quinone oxidoreductase subunit D produces the protein MANLEVPKELKTEAKAHDMYLHPIDKDTYELFFGPQHMATENFSIILKMDGNRIERAIVNPGFLHRGFEKLSEHRPYFSNIALILRICVPESDVPENIYSMAVDEIVGWEVPERAQWIRTVVLEMARMSAWMFWIMGFGNEIGLYTAGQWAAAYRERFMRLFEELTGGRVYHIYTVPGGVRRDIPGDRWLRQLRDTVEYLKGKMKDFDEILFDNYIMFERTEGVGVMDKRFALKHAVTGPNLRAVGVPYDVRKDDPYLFYPELEFEVPVLKEGDSLARVLVRRYEMEQDLYILEQLLDMGPPSGPHMVQDARLKALPRFKPPKGDAYAHVESTKGDFGVYVVSDGTHKPYRAHFRGPSQSHGVTVLEELLKGARLADVPVILKTLDNCPPDIDR, from the coding sequence ATGGCAAATTTGGAAGTTCCGAAGGAGCTTAAAACCGAGGCAAAGGCCCACGATATGTACCTTCACCCCATCGACAAGGATACCTACGAGCTGTTCTTCGGTCCGCAGCACATGGCGACCGAGAACTTCAGCATAATCCTCAAGATGGACGGCAACAGGATAGAGAGGGCCATCGTTAATCCCGGTTTCCTCCACAGAGGATTCGAGAAGCTCTCAGAGCACAGGCCGTACTTCAGCAACATAGCCCTCATCCTCCGTATCTGTGTTCCGGAGAGCGACGTGCCGGAGAACATATACTCAATGGCCGTTGACGAGATAGTCGGCTGGGAGGTTCCCGAGAGGGCCCAGTGGATAAGGACGGTAGTCCTCGAGATGGCAAGGATGAGCGCATGGATGTTCTGGATTATGGGCTTTGGAAACGAGATAGGTCTCTACACCGCCGGCCAGTGGGCTGCAGCTTACCGTGAGAGGTTCATGCGCCTCTTCGAGGAGCTCACGGGCGGCAGGGTTTACCACATCTACACCGTGCCCGGAGGAGTCAGGAGGGACATACCGGGCGACAGGTGGCTCCGCCAGCTCAGGGACACCGTCGAGTACCTCAAGGGCAAGATGAAGGACTTCGACGAGATACTCTTTGACAACTACATAATGTTCGAGAGGACTGAGGGAGTCGGAGTGATGGACAAGCGCTTTGCACTCAAGCACGCCGTCACCGGTCCGAACCTCAGGGCCGTCGGCGTTCCCTACGACGTCAGGAAGGACGACCCGTACCTGTTCTACCCCGAGCTCGAGTTCGAGGTTCCGGTGCTCAAGGAGGGCGACAGCCTGGCCAGGGTCCTCGTCAGGAGGTACGAGATGGAGCAGGACCTCTACATCCTAGAGCAGCTCCTCGACATGGGGCCACCGAGCGGACCGCACATGGTGCAGGACGCCAGGCTCAAGGCCCTGCCGAGGTTCAAGCCGCCGAAGGGAGACGCCTACGCCCACGTCGAGAGCACGAAGGGAGACTTCGGAGTTTACGTCGTCAGCGACGGAACCCACAAGCCGTACAGGGCTCACTTCCGCGGACCGAGCCAGAGCCACGGTGTCACGGTGCTCGAGGAACTGCTCAAGGGAGCCCGCCTTGCGGACGTTCCGGTCATCCTGAAGACCCTTGACAACTGCCCGCCGGACATAGACAGGTGA
- the nuoI gene encoding NADH-quinone oxidoreductase subunit NuoI: MESVEKPKVRVVGEEKVKLKKSFVKPWMGIKYLFKKPVTIKIPFEKIEPAPKYRGFHTLNWKTCVGCNFCGQICPARAIEMTWIEVDGKMEKRPHPKVDYGRCTFCQFCVDVCPTGALGFSENYYLTTGGFEEDLELYDWVPIDPKKVKELNEKFRDYRFPVVKIEKREDGTHIYHLRDGDKIEFKILGYGLRPPKKPTPAKPAAKPATAQEKKEAPKPAEKKEAKPAEKAEEKAQAKPEEKKTE; encoded by the coding sequence ATGGAGAGCGTTGAGAAGCCAAAGGTTAGGGTCGTCGGCGAGGAGAAGGTCAAGCTCAAGAAGTCATTCGTTAAGCCGTGGATGGGCATCAAGTACCTCTTCAAGAAGCCGGTGACCATCAAGATACCCTTCGAGAAGATAGAGCCTGCACCGAAGTACAGGGGATTCCACACGCTGAACTGGAAGACCTGCGTCGGCTGTAACTTCTGCGGCCAGATATGCCCGGCCAGAGCCATAGAGATGACCTGGATAGAAGTGGACGGCAAGATGGAGAAGAGGCCGCACCCGAAGGTGGACTACGGCAGATGCACCTTCTGCCAGTTCTGTGTCGACGTCTGCCCGACCGGCGCGCTCGGCTTCAGCGAGAACTACTACCTCACCACCGGCGGCTTTGAGGAGGACCTGGAGCTCTACGACTGGGTGCCCATAGACCCGAAGAAGGTCAAGGAGCTCAACGAGAAGTTCAGGGACTACCGCTTCCCGGTGGTCAAGATCGAGAAGCGTGAGGACGGCACGCACATCTACCACCTCCGCGACGGCGACAAGATAGAGTTCAAGATACTCGGCTACGGTCTGAGGCCGCCCAAGAAGCCGACGCCGGCCAAGCCGGCGGCAAAGCCTGCCACGGCCCAGGAAAAGAAAGAGGCCCCCAAGCCGGCCGAAAAGAAGGAAGCCAAGCCTGCAGAGAAGGCCGAGGAAAAGGCCCAGGCCAAGCCCGAGGAGAAGAAGACCGAGTGA
- a CDS encoding DUF996 domain-containing protein gives MAVNLKNEKNYGLIGSVLVLAGGFLGIIPYIGTFMGAVSLVGQVLILLALKGIGDKLGDDRPFRYYLYSVIAGIAGLILAAVLVIIGALSVPAFVEEGDSVSLAGIGLLGTGLLVLLAAAIIGIYFTIKAWRTTYELTGVEEFDKTATWLMWGAILAIVLIGLVLLLVAAVYQILAFANLPEELEGRMKEEFNPIG, from the coding sequence GTGGCTGTGAACCTGAAGAATGAAAAGAACTACGGGTTGATAGGTTCGGTTCTCGTGCTCGCAGGAGGATTCCTCGGGATAATCCCGTACATCGGGACGTTCATGGGGGCCGTCTCCCTCGTCGGGCAGGTGCTTATTCTGCTCGCCCTCAAGGGGATAGGCGACAAGCTGGGTGACGACAGACCCTTCAGGTACTACCTCTACTCCGTCATCGCTGGAATAGCTGGACTGATACTGGCAGCGGTTCTGGTCATAATCGGCGCCCTGTCCGTACCAGCGTTCGTCGAGGAAGGGGACTCCGTGTCCCTGGCCGGCATAGGCCTTCTCGGTACCGGATTGCTGGTGCTCCTGGCCGCGGCAATAATCGGCATATACTTCACCATCAAGGCCTGGCGCACTACGTACGAACTCACCGGCGTCGAGGAGTTCGACAAGACCGCCACGTGGCTCATGTGGGGCGCGATACTGGCGATAGTCCTCATCGGCCTCGTCCTGCTCCTCGTCGCGGCGGTGTACCAGATACTGGCCTTCGCCAACCTCCCGGAGGAGCTCGAGGGGCGGATGAAGGAGGAATTCAATCCCATTGGCTGA
- a CDS encoding DUF996 domain-containing protein produces MVSVPVVDVSSEKSMGMWGAILSLVGSFVPYIGSLISLIGFVLMLLALKGISDAAGDERPFKNYLYGVIFAIGGLVVILALVFGTFALVPAGWHPSESAGIGLAILFFMLFVAMIIGAAYFQKRAWLAMYEITGTSEFKDAATWVWWGALTAIILVGLLLLLIARVFVIIAFNKMPAELGKESEPTPSEEGVIW; encoded by the coding sequence GTGGTCTCGGTGCCTGTTGTTGACGTTAGCAGCGAAAAGAGCATGGGAATGTGGGGTGCAATCCTCAGCCTCGTCGGCAGCTTTGTACCATACATCGGCAGTTTGATATCGCTGATCGGCTTCGTCCTGATGCTGCTGGCACTTAAGGGCATAAGCGATGCCGCAGGCGACGAGAGGCCCTTCAAGAACTACCTCTACGGTGTCATCTTTGCGATAGGGGGTCTGGTAGTCATCCTCGCCCTTGTCTTCGGAACCTTTGCCCTCGTTCCGGCGGGGTGGCACCCCAGCGAATCGGCAGGAATAGGCCTTGCGATACTGTTCTTCATGCTGTTCGTGGCCATGATAATCGGAGCAGCATACTTCCAGAAGAGGGCCTGGCTCGCGATGTACGAGATAACCGGCACCAGTGAGTTCAAGGACGCAGCCACGTGGGTGTGGTGGGGCGCACTGACCGCCATAATCCTCGTTGGATTACTGCTGCTCCTGATAGCGCGCGTCTTCGTCATAATAGCCTTCAACAAGATGCCCGCGGAGCTTGGGAAAGAGTCAGAGCCAACCCCCTCCGAGGAAGGGGTAATCTGGTGA